One stretch of Roseimicrobium sp. ORNL1 DNA includes these proteins:
- a CDS encoding aspartate kinase: protein MAIVVQKYGGSSVADADKIRAVAKRVMETQKAGHQVAVVVSAMGDTTDDLLTLAKKVSTNPERRELDMLLSVGERISMALLSMAIRELGGDAISFTGSQAGIVTNDRHIDARIIEVRPFRVQDELSRGKIVIIAGYQGVSYRKEITTLGRGGSDTTAVAMAAALDAEWCEICSDVDGVYSADPRVVPAAKRIPTMAYEEMQEMAEAGAKVLNAQAVEFAKERGIAIYARATKQAPPGAEEPTDSTVVRKFGPNVPGRVVGVASEKDLFLLDAASGADAVLELLDELSVVGKQLHVATSGDGANSLAMVISRENLHDEARLRAKLQEKFGDTVKLEDGIGAVSVVGTGITTNYKNLRAGSAALATHGVLGISTSRFRITWLVPLAGVDDAVRRLHATFLEAEGEVVP, encoded by the coding sequence ATGGCAATCGTCGTGCAAAAATATGGCGGCAGCAGCGTGGCGGATGCGGACAAGATCCGCGCTGTGGCGAAGCGGGTGATGGAGACCCAGAAGGCAGGGCATCAGGTGGCCGTGGTGGTTTCTGCCATGGGCGATACCACGGATGACCTGCTCACCCTCGCGAAGAAGGTGTCCACGAATCCGGAACGCCGTGAGCTGGACATGCTGCTCTCCGTGGGGGAACGCATTTCCATGGCGCTGCTGTCCATGGCGATTCGCGAATTGGGCGGAGATGCCATCAGCTTCACCGGCAGCCAGGCGGGCATCGTGACGAATGACCGCCACATCGATGCGCGCATCATCGAGGTGCGCCCCTTCCGCGTGCAGGATGAGCTTTCGCGCGGGAAGATAGTGATCATCGCAGGGTATCAGGGTGTATCCTACCGCAAGGAGATCACCACGCTGGGACGCGGTGGCAGTGACACCACGGCTGTGGCCATGGCGGCGGCATTGGATGCCGAGTGGTGTGAGATTTGTTCGGATGTGGACGGCGTGTACTCCGCGGATCCACGCGTAGTCCCTGCGGCAAAGCGCATCCCCACCATGGCCTATGAGGAGATGCAGGAGATGGCCGAGGCCGGCGCGAAGGTGCTGAATGCGCAAGCCGTGGAATTCGCCAAAGAGCGCGGCATCGCCATCTACGCGCGCGCCACGAAGCAAGCGCCTCCCGGCGCGGAAGAGCCCACCGACAGCACGGTGGTACGGAAGTTTGGTCCCAACGTGCCGGGACGTGTGGTGGGCGTGGCTAGTGAGAAGGATCTCTTCTTGCTGGATGCTGCGAGTGGCGCAGATGCCGTTCTGGAGTTGCTGGATGAGCTGTCGGTGGTCGGCAAGCAACTGCACGTGGCCACCTCGGGCGATGGCGCGAACAGCCTTGCCATGGTCATCTCCCGGGAGAATCTGCACGATGAAGCACGGCTGCGCGCGAAACTGCAGGAGAAGTTTGGCGATACGGTGAAGCTGGAGGATGGAATCGGCGCGGTGAGCGTGGTCGGCACCGGCATCACCACGAACTACAAGAACCTCCGCGCCGGCTCTGCTGCCTTGGCCACGCATGGCGTGCTCGGGATTTCCACCTCACGTTTCCGCATCACCTGGCTGGTGCCACTGGCGGGTGTGGATGATGCGGTGCGGAGATTGCATGCAACGTTCCTGGAGGCAGAGGGGGAGGTGGTGCCGTAG
- a CDS encoding sulfatase-like hydrolase/transferase, whose product MKLRFLVSTLLLLPVFLKAADKKPNVLFIAVDDLKPTIGSFGDSHAKTPNIDRIAAKGTVFTRAYCMQAVCSPSRNGVLTGLRPEVLQIYDLGTNFRKRAPEVVTLPQHFKQQGWQSHGVGKIFHVGHGNNEDAASWSVPHFQAKSIGYALEENKKSLTREEALFDNKAAGKLPKGAAYESADVPDDAYGDGKIALEAVNRLRGFKESGEPFFLAVGFVKPHLPFCAPKKYWDMYDPATLPQPDRATPPDGAPSYAPTSWGELRQYLGIPEKGALPTDLTRTLIHGYYAATSYMDAQLGLVLDELEKLGLAENTVIVLWGDHGWHLGDHGMWCKHSDYEQATNAPLLFSAPGKKGGQKSSAVVEFNDIYPTLCDLAGIAKPSHLQGTSLVPLLDDPKGSVKPAAFQVYPRSTPETGPLLGQAMRTERWRYVEWQKADKTVADRELYDMQSDPGETENLANKSEHAATVAELSAMMAKRLSEAPPLGLKLLDRSKPQSNTTPANAKKPKQDRNAMFNKRDKDQDGKLTKEEFLKDQPDPEEAPKRFPKFDKNSDGFLSREEFVGK is encoded by the coding sequence ATGAAACTACGTTTCCTCGTCTCCACGCTGCTGCTTTTGCCCGTGTTTCTGAAAGCAGCCGACAAGAAACCCAACGTCCTCTTCATCGCCGTGGACGACTTGAAGCCGACCATCGGCAGCTTCGGGGACTCGCATGCGAAGACGCCGAACATCGACCGTATCGCGGCGAAGGGCACGGTGTTCACGCGCGCGTACTGCATGCAGGCGGTGTGTTCGCCGTCGCGCAATGGGGTGCTCACCGGACTGCGGCCCGAGGTGCTGCAGATCTATGATCTGGGTACGAACTTCCGGAAGCGTGCCCCGGAGGTGGTGACGCTGCCGCAGCACTTCAAGCAGCAAGGCTGGCAGAGCCACGGCGTGGGCAAGATCTTCCACGTGGGTCATGGGAACAATGAAGACGCCGCTTCGTGGAGCGTGCCACACTTCCAGGCAAAGAGCATTGGCTACGCGCTGGAGGAGAACAAAAAGTCGCTCACGCGCGAGGAAGCGCTCTTCGACAACAAGGCGGCGGGCAAGCTGCCCAAGGGCGCGGCGTATGAGTCCGCGGATGTGCCGGATGATGCCTATGGCGATGGCAAGATCGCGCTGGAAGCAGTGAACCGACTGCGTGGCTTCAAGGAGAGCGGGGAGCCCTTTTTCCTTGCGGTGGGTTTTGTGAAGCCCCACCTGCCTTTCTGCGCGCCGAAGAAGTACTGGGACATGTATGATCCGGCCACGCTGCCACAACCTGACCGCGCCACACCGCCGGACGGTGCACCGTCCTACGCACCCACCTCATGGGGTGAGTTGCGCCAGTACCTAGGCATTCCGGAAAAAGGTGCACTGCCTACGGACCTCACGCGCACCCTGATTCACGGCTACTATGCGGCCACGAGCTACATGGATGCGCAGCTGGGCCTCGTGCTGGATGAGTTGGAGAAGCTCGGCCTGGCAGAGAATACGGTCATCGTGCTCTGGGGCGATCACGGCTGGCATCTGGGCGACCACGGCATGTGGTGCAAACATTCCGACTATGAGCAGGCTACGAATGCCCCACTCTTGTTCTCCGCACCCGGGAAAAAGGGTGGCCAGAAGTCGAGCGCGGTGGTGGAGTTCAATGATATCTATCCCACGCTTTGCGATCTCGCTGGCATCGCCAAGCCTTCGCACCTGCAGGGCACGAGTCTGGTGCCGCTACTCGATGATCCCAAGGGCAGTGTGAAGCCCGCTGCTTTCCAGGTGTATCCGCGCAGCACCCCTGAGACCGGGCCACTGCTGGGTCAAGCGATGCGGACGGAACGCTGGCGTTATGTTGAGTGGCAAAAGGCGGATAAGACCGTCGCGGATCGCGAGCTATATGACATGCAAAGCGATCCCGGCGAGACGGAGAACCTCGCGAATAAATCGGAGCATGCCGCCACCGTGGCCGAGCTTTCCGCGATGATGGCGAAGCGTCTGAGTGAAGCACCTCCTTTGGGACTGAAACTGCTGGATCGCAGCAAGCCCCAGTCGAATACGACACCTGCCAATGCGAAGAAACCCAAGCAGGATCGCAACGCGATGTTCAACAAGCGCGATAAGGACCAGGACGGCAAGCTGACGAAGGAGGAGTTCCTCAAGGATCAGCCGGATCCTGAGGAAGCACCGAAGCGTTTTCCAAAGTTCGACAAGAACAGCGATGGTTTCCTGAGCCGCGAGGAGTTTGTGGGGAAGTAA
- a CDS encoding helix-turn-helix domain-containing protein, whose translation MASPRLQADFFARMADPQGVRAIFEHLPGVFFFVKDAHGRHIAANSVTFTRFGIKNERELVGAMDEKFFPAELAQAFREDDQMVMRSRKPLINRLEVWYDEQRNLDWFLTTKLPVLDKEGQVIGVMGITRRDEDRMRHHDVREVTAAVQYARKNCDKNVSTAELAKAAGVSERHLHRQLQATLGLTPHELMLRTRIQSAAESLAKTSAPIIEIALNHGFCDQSAFTQQFRKRTGMTPKQFRMRNQG comes from the coding sequence ATGGCTTCACCGCGTCTTCAGGCGGACTTTTTCGCCCGCATGGCCGATCCACAGGGGGTTCGGGCCATTTTTGAGCACCTGCCGGGCGTCTTCTTTTTTGTGAAAGATGCTCACGGCAGGCACATTGCGGCGAACAGCGTGACCTTTACCCGGTTTGGCATCAAGAACGAGCGGGAACTGGTGGGCGCCATGGATGAGAAGTTCTTCCCCGCGGAGCTCGCGCAGGCCTTCCGCGAGGACGACCAGATGGTGATGCGCAGCCGCAAGCCGCTCATCAACCGCCTCGAAGTCTGGTACGACGAGCAGCGGAATCTTGACTGGTTCCTCACCACCAAGCTCCCTGTGCTGGACAAGGAGGGCCAGGTCATCGGCGTCATGGGCATCACGCGCCGCGATGAGGACCGCATGCGCCATCACGACGTGCGTGAAGTCACCGCAGCCGTGCAGTATGCGCGGAAGAACTGTGACAAGAACGTCTCCACCGCTGAACTCGCCAAAGCCGCCGGCGTTTCCGAGCGGCATCTGCACCGCCAGCTTCAAGCCACTCTCGGTCTCACACCTCACGAGCTCATGTTGCGCACGCGCATCCAGTCTGCTGCGGAGTCCCTGGCGAAGACGTCTGCGCCCATCATTGAGATCGCGCTGAACCACGGCTTCTGCGACCAGAGCGCCTTCACCCAGCAGTTCCGCAAACGCACCGGCATGACGCCGAAACAGTTCAGGATGCGCAATCAGGGATGA